One Eurosta solidaginis isolate ZX-2024a chromosome 5, ASM4086904v1, whole genome shotgun sequence DNA segment encodes these proteins:
- the LOC137233905 gene encoding uncharacterized protein, translated as MAPAPNVGFSCIRYVASEKALTLEMYRDVPDIGRSVTILLQRCDITFDDRNIFNCSWESERYTLVSDQVTADNLDFLHHLLKGEMELITGQWLHIFTVSTIIFALVVAFSESNTTEFEKANNCEYGIHQLCAYATNIDCIQLDCEERRCLIFLQCGSIDILYYSQ; from the exons ATGGCTCCTGCACCCAATGTAGGATTTAGCTGTATACGTTACGTAGCAAGTGAAAAGGCACTTACATTGGAAATGTATCGCGATGTGCCAGATATAGGTCGAAGTGTAACCATACTTTTACAGCGTTGTGATATAACGTTTGATGATAGAAATATATTCAACTGCTCGTGGGAAAGTGAACGTTATACGCTCGTATCTGACCAAGTAACGGCGGATAATTTGGACTTTTTGCACCATTTATTAAAGGGCGAAATGGAGTTAATTACAGGACAATGGCTGCATATCTTCACGGTATCCACAATTATCTTTGCTTTGGTTGTAG CTTTCTCGGAATCGAATACAACTGAGTTTGAAAAGGCTAATAATTGTGAGTACGGTATACACCAGCTATGCGCATATGCGACTAATATAGATTGCATACAGTTGGATTGCGAGGAGCGACGTTGTCTTATATTTCTACAATGTGGTAGCATTGATATTTTATATTATTCACAGTAA